A portion of the Deinococcus peraridilitoris DSM 19664 genome contains these proteins:
- a CDS encoding beta-galactosidase — protein sequence MNTFPLTLQLAVCDYPEHVPPDRWTTYARQQKALGLTCVRVAEFAWSRLEPREGEFDWSWLDRAIETIAAEGLKVVLCTPTATPPAWLVRAHPEILPVDRDGRVREFGSRRHYDFASEVYRSHSRRITREMARRYGQHEALVGWQTDNEFGCHDTARSYGGASAAAFPGWLQRRYKTLDALNQAWGNVFWSMEYTDWMQILPPNQTVTEPNPAHVLDYHRFASDLIAEFQEEQTAIVREFSPERWITHNFMIFEAGFDHYRVSETLDFPSWDNYPTGMLEFFGSWLGEDLKTRFARTGLPDAISFNHDLYRGLKAPRADGAPGAAPARGFWVMEQQCGQVNWAPYNPLPADGAVQLWTAQAWAHGADGVSYFRWRAATMAQEALHSGLLRHDETPDRGFVEIEGLNREDFLLGEVPARVALLHDYESLWILDQQGQGGPRYWAQAYLYYCALRELGLDVDIVHPDAALEKYRLVVAPALTLISDARLAKLQRDAQGRLFVFGPRSAFRTASGRAHENGQFGDYKAFFGARLLNFESLRPGLSVQAGGHDTHTWAEGYEPAGADTLAVYGPGPLAGQAAAVRQGNVVTIGAHSPGLVQEVVQRLATEAGLETAPLPAGVRLSRRSGRTLVTNWNPETVTWNGRDLPAVSWQLL from the coding sequence TTGAATACTTTTCCCCTGACTTTGCAGCTGGCCGTATGCGACTATCCCGAGCATGTGCCTCCCGACCGCTGGACGACGTACGCCCGGCAGCAAAAAGCGCTTGGCCTGACCTGCGTGCGTGTCGCCGAGTTCGCCTGGAGCCGCCTCGAACCGCGTGAAGGTGAATTTGACTGGTCCTGGCTGGACCGGGCCATCGAGACCATTGCCGCCGAAGGGTTGAAGGTGGTCCTGTGCACACCCACCGCGACGCCTCCGGCCTGGCTGGTGCGGGCCCACCCGGAAATTCTGCCGGTGGACCGTGACGGTCGGGTCCGCGAATTCGGGTCGCGGCGGCATTACGATTTCGCATCCGAGGTGTACCGGTCGCATTCGCGGCGTATCACCCGCGAGATGGCCCGGCGTTACGGACAGCACGAAGCGCTCGTGGGGTGGCAGACGGACAACGAGTTCGGTTGTCACGACACTGCACGTTCGTATGGTGGGGCGAGCGCCGCCGCCTTTCCAGGGTGGCTGCAGCGACGCTACAAAACGCTCGACGCCCTCAATCAGGCCTGGGGAAACGTCTTTTGGAGCATGGAATACACGGACTGGATGCAGATTTTGCCGCCCAACCAGACGGTCACCGAACCCAACCCGGCACATGTACTCGATTATCACCGTTTTGCCTCCGACCTGATCGCCGAATTTCAGGAAGAGCAGACGGCCATTGTGCGCGAGTTTTCACCGGAACGCTGGATCACCCACAACTTCATGATCTTCGAGGCCGGTTTCGACCATTACCGCGTCTCCGAGACCCTCGATTTTCCCAGCTGGGACAACTACCCTACGGGCATGCTGGAGTTTTTCGGTTCCTGGCTCGGCGAGGACCTCAAAACCCGCTTTGCGCGTACCGGCCTTCCGGACGCCATCAGCTTCAACCACGACCTGTACCGGGGCCTCAAGGCGCCTCGGGCGGACGGAGCGCCCGGTGCGGCTCCGGCACGCGGTTTCTGGGTAATGGAGCAACAGTGCGGTCAGGTGAACTGGGCGCCTTACAACCCCTTGCCGGCAGACGGCGCGGTGCAGCTCTGGACCGCGCAGGCCTGGGCGCACGGGGCGGATGGGGTCAGCTACTTTCGCTGGCGCGCCGCCACCATGGCGCAGGAAGCGCTGCATTCAGGGCTGCTGCGGCACGACGAAACCCCCGACCGTGGCTTTGTGGAAATCGAAGGTCTGAACCGCGAAGACTTCCTGCTGGGTGAAGTTCCCGCACGCGTCGCGCTCCTGCACGACTACGAAAGCCTGTGGATCCTCGATCAGCAAGGTCAGGGTGGACCTCGCTACTGGGCGCAGGCGTATCTGTATTACTGCGCGTTGCGCGAACTGGGTCTCGATGTGGACATCGTGCATCCGGACGCCGCGCTCGAAAAGTACCGGCTTGTGGTGGCCCCCGCCCTGACCCTGATTTCCGACGCGCGGCTGGCGAAGCTGCAGCGCGACGCTCAGGGAAGGCTCTTCGTGTTCGGTCCCCGTTCAGCCTTCCGGACCGCCAGCGGACGCGCGCACGAAAACGGGCAGTTCGGTGATTACAAAGCCTTTTTTGGGGCGCGCCTGCTCAATTTCGAGTCCCTGCGTCCCGGCTTGAGCGTGCAGGCTGGTGGGCACGACACGCACACCTGGGCTGAAGGATACGAACCTGCGGGCGCCGATACGCTCGCCGTGTACGGGCCCGGCCCCCTCGCAGGACAGGCGGCCGCCGTACGCCAGGGGAACGTCGTGACGATTGGGGCACACAGTCCGGGCCTGGTGCAGGAAGTGGTGCAGCGTCTGGCCACCGAAGCCGGACTGGAAACCGCGCCGCTGCCTGCAGGGGTCCGCCTGTCACGTCGCTCGGGCCGGACACTGGTGACCAACTGGAACCCGGAAACCGTGACCTGGAACGGGCGTGATCTGCCCGCCGTCTCTTGGCAGCTGCTCTGA